In Candidatus Eremiobacteraceae bacterium, a single window of DNA contains:
- a CDS encoding amidase, translating to MVESAMAFADIGELGAALRARRVSAVELAQFFIARLELVGPKLNSVVTILRDRALAEARAADADLAAEHDRGPLHGIPYGVKDLLAARGGPTTWGAAPYRSQVIDEDATVVARLHDAGAVLLAKLAMIELAGGMGYNQADASFTGPCKTPWNTEYWSGGSSSGPGACVSAGLVPFAIGSETDGSITNPSSYCGITGLRPTYGLVSRHGAMALSWTMDKLGPMCRNAIDAGIVLNAIKGPDQNDATSLPNRMTAMVMPSGPLRFATVKGAEDKCQPEVRKNYHAALDAIAAGAKVTEISLPDFPYNDMVGIIIAAEGGAAFRDIIDDGRCKALSDPDGRRGGYSNLVAPAVDYVDAMRLRAPMRRAFEKIFDDVDVLVSPTFSTVAPPIAQSFDKSYPGFSDGPLITACNLVGIPAVAAPSGFGLHGLPTSVMFVGPALSEPRLVSVAASLQTKTDWHRRHPPLIS from the coding sequence ATGGTTGAAAGCGCGATGGCATTCGCCGACATCGGCGAACTCGGAGCGGCGCTTCGTGCGCGCCGTGTCTCTGCAGTGGAATTGGCTCAGTTCTTCATCGCGCGGCTCGAACTCGTCGGACCGAAGCTGAACAGCGTCGTGACGATCTTGCGTGATCGCGCGCTCGCCGAAGCGCGCGCGGCCGACGCCGATCTCGCGGCCGAACACGATCGCGGGCCTTTGCATGGCATTCCGTACGGCGTCAAGGACCTTCTCGCCGCCCGAGGCGGCCCGACGACGTGGGGCGCCGCGCCGTACCGATCGCAGGTGATCGATGAAGATGCGACGGTCGTTGCGCGGCTGCACGACGCGGGTGCCGTGCTCCTCGCCAAGCTCGCCATGATCGAACTGGCAGGCGGCATGGGCTATAACCAAGCCGACGCGTCCTTTACCGGTCCGTGCAAAACGCCGTGGAACACCGAATATTGGAGCGGCGGGTCGTCGAGCGGTCCTGGTGCATGCGTCAGCGCAGGACTCGTGCCGTTCGCGATCGGGTCCGAGACCGACGGCTCGATCACAAATCCATCGTCGTATTGCGGCATCACTGGCCTACGCCCGACGTACGGCCTCGTCAGCCGGCACGGCGCGATGGCGCTCTCTTGGACTATGGACAAGCTCGGCCCGATGTGCAGAAACGCGATCGATGCGGGAATCGTGTTGAACGCGATCAAGGGACCGGATCAAAACGACGCGACGTCGCTGCCGAATCGGATGACCGCCATGGTCATGCCTTCAGGCCCTCTGCGCTTTGCGACGGTGAAAGGCGCCGAGGACAAGTGCCAGCCGGAAGTGCGCAAGAACTACCACGCCGCGCTGGATGCAATCGCTGCGGGAGCCAAAGTCACCGAAATATCGCTGCCCGACTTTCCATACAACGACATGGTCGGCATTATCATCGCGGCCGAAGGCGGCGCGGCGTTTCGCGACATCATCGATGACGGTCGCTGCAAGGCGCTCTCCGATCCCGACGGCCGCAGGGGCGGCTACTCGAATCTCGTGGCGCCCGCGGTAGACTACGTGGATGCGATGCGGTTGCGTGCCCCCATGCGGCGCGCATTCGAGAAGATCTTCGACGACGTCGACGTGCTCGTCTCGCCGACGTTTTCCACGGTCGCGCCGCCGATCGCTCAGTCGTTCGACAAGTCGTATCCGGGGTTCTCGGACGGTCCGCTCATAACGGCGTGCAATCTCGTCGGTATCCCGGCCGTCGCCGCGCCGTCGGGATTTGGCCTGCACGGACTTCCGACGAGCGTGATGTTCGTCGGTCCGGCGCTCTCCGAACCGCGACTCGTGAGCGTGGCCGCATCGTTGCAAACGAAAACGGATTGGCACCGCCGTCACCCGCCGCTCATCTCGTGA